CTCGATGGCTTTTAGTCAGGGATTGCCTGGCGAATGGGGCGGAATAATCGTGACGCTCGGACTCATCTTTTTTGCCTACTCCACAATTTTGGGGTGGAGTTATTATGGGGAAAAGTCACTAGAGTATCTTTTGGGGGCGAAATCGGTCAAGCCTTACCGGATTATTTTCTGTATTTTTGTGGGGATTGGCGCGGTGGCAAAATTAGACCTGGTCTGGGGCATCGCCGATGTATTTAACGGTCTCATGGCCATCCCGAATTTAATCGGGCTGCTTTTCCTTTCCAAAGTGATTGCCTCCGAAACCCAGAAGTACTATTACTCAAAGGATTCGAGTGAGTAAAAAAAATATTAAAGTAGGATACGTGGCCATCGTCGGGCAGCCGAACGTCGGCAAGTCTACCCTGCTGAACAATCTCCTCGATTTCAAAGTCGCCGCGGTCACGCGCAAGCCGCAAACGACCCGGCACCAGATCAGGGGTATCCTCAATGGTGAAGACCACCAAATTATTTTCTTCGATACCCCCGGACTTCTCGAACCCAAATATAAATTGCAGGAAGCGATGCGCCAGGCGGCTTTCCGCTCTCTAAAGGACGCCGATCTGGTTTTGTTTATGGTTGCTGCGGCTAAAGAACCGGATGCATTCGATACAAAGCTCCTGAACCAAATCCATGATTTCAACAGTTCGATTATTTTGCTGCTTAACAAGATGGATATTATTTCCAAGAACCAGGTTCTGCCGGTGATGGAATATTACTCGCAGCTGGGAACTCTCAAATCTATCATGCCGATTTCCGCCTTAAAAAAAGATGGTTTGGATTCATTAAAAGAGGAGATCCTTTCGGCGCTTCCAACAGGTCAACCTTTTTATGACGACGATCAAATCATGGATCACCCGGAACGGTTTATAGTCTCTGAATTGATTCGTGAGAAAATTTTCCAAAGATACGGGGAGGAAATTCCCTACGCTACCACAGTTCAAATTGATGAATTCAAGGAAAGGAATGACGGCAAGGATTTTATTCGGGCGATTATTTATGTGGAGAAAGCCAGCCAAAAGGGCATTCTAATCGGAAAAAAAGGCGCGGCATTAAAGGATGTTGGCCGAATAGCCCGTCAGGAAATTGAGCACCTTCTTGAACGCAAAGTGTTTTTGGAGCTCTGGGTGAAAGTCAAAGAAAAATGGCGCCAGGATGAAAAGATGTTGAAGGAGTTTGGGTATTACAATTGAATATTTCTATAATTCCACTCTACTCGCCGCCAAAACCTCCATCGTCGAAAAATTCTGCACGTACCCGATAATCGAACAATTATCTAAATCTACAGAAGAGGGCAACTTCAGGGTAATTCTTCCAGTTTGCTTTTTCAACTCAGAAGAGCTGAAAGAACGAACAACGTTCTCGTGATGTAATTTCATTCCTGAATTCTCCCCGCGCTTGATATTTTGCACGAGACCGCGTTCAACCAGCGCCAAATTCAAAACAGCATCTTCGGGTAACTTTGACAGGTTGTATTCTATCTCTAATTGATTTGATTCTTTGCTGCCTGATTTTTCCAGAAATAAAGTAATGTCAGCCGATTTCTTAAGTGCAGATTCTATGTTTGCTCTGGCTTTGGCCCGGTTTGAGCCCACGA
The DNA window shown above is from candidate division KSB1 bacterium and carries:
- a CDS encoding DUF1223 domain-containing protein, with translation VGSNRAKARANIESALKKSADITLFLEKSGSKESNQLEIEYNLSKLPEDAVLNLALVERGLVQNIKRGENSGMKLHHENVVRSFSSSELKKQTGRITLKLPSSVDLDNCSIIGYVQNFSTMEVLAASRVEL
- the era gene encoding GTPase Era — its product is MRVSKKNIKVGYVAIVGQPNVGKSTLLNNLLDFKVAAVTRKPQTTRHQIRGILNGEDHQIIFFDTPGLLEPKYKLQEAMRQAAFRSLKDADLVLFMVAAAKEPDAFDTKLLNQIHDFNSSIILLLNKMDIISKNQVLPVMEYYSQLGTLKSIMPISALKKDGLDSLKEEILSALPTGQPFYDDDQIMDHPERFIVSELIREKIFQRYGEEIPYATTVQIDEFKERNDGKDFIRAIIYVEKASQKGILIGKKGAALKDVGRIARQEIEHLLERKVFLELWVKVKEKWRQDEKMLKEFGYYN